From the Microbacterium thalassium genome, one window contains:
- the uvrB gene encoding excinuclease ABC subunit UvrB, translated as MQTTRSVRPFEVVSEYQPSGDQPQAIAELAGRINAGETDVVLLGATGTGKSATTAWLIEAVQRPTLVLAHNKTLAAQLANEFRELMPHNAVEYFVSYYDYYQPEAYVPQTDTFIEKDSSINAEVERLRHSTTNSLLSRRDVVVVSTVSCIYGLGAPEEYLRAMVALQVGEIYDRDALIRKFIAMQYNRNDVDFSRGNFRVRGDTIEIIPVYEEYAIRIELFGDEIEALYMLHPLTGDVVQRLDSVPIFPASHYVAGTETVQRAIGTIEDELGERLRELESQNKLLEAQRLRMRTTFDLEMLQQLGFCSGIENYSRHLDGRSPGEPPHTLLDFFPDDFLMVIDESHVTVPQIGAMYEGDASRKRTLVDHGFRLPSALDNRPLRWDEFKDRVGQTVYLSATPGRYEMSVADGVVEQIIRPTGLVDPEIVVKPSKGQIDDLLEEIRVRVERDERVLVTTLTKKMAEELTDFLGEHGVRVRYLHSDVDTLRRVELLTELRAGVYDVLVGINLLREGLDLPEVSLVSILDADKEGFLRSGTSLIQTIGRAARNVSGQVHMYADTITDSMRNAIDETERRREKQIAYNTENGIDPQPLRKRIADITEVLAREASDTDAMMSKKSAAKTKSGKGKSPTPQLKREGIAAEGATQLESTIADLSQQMLAAAEELKFELAARLRDEVQDLKRELRAMEKAGHA; from the coding sequence GTGCAGACCACACGCTCCGTCCGGCCGTTCGAGGTCGTCAGCGAGTACCAGCCCAGCGGCGACCAGCCGCAGGCGATCGCCGAGCTCGCCGGGCGCATCAACGCCGGCGAGACCGATGTCGTGCTGCTCGGCGCGACGGGCACGGGCAAGTCGGCCACCACGGCCTGGCTCATCGAGGCGGTCCAGCGCCCGACGCTCGTCCTCGCCCACAACAAGACCCTGGCCGCCCAGCTGGCGAACGAGTTCCGCGAGCTCATGCCCCACAACGCCGTCGAGTACTTCGTCTCGTACTACGACTACTACCAGCCCGAGGCCTACGTCCCGCAGACGGACACCTTCATCGAGAAGGACTCCTCGATCAACGCCGAGGTCGAGCGGCTGCGCCACTCCACCACGAACTCGCTGCTGTCGCGGCGCGACGTCGTGGTCGTCTCGACGGTGTCCTGCATCTACGGACTGGGCGCCCCCGAGGAGTACCTGCGCGCCATGGTCGCGCTGCAGGTGGGCGAGATCTACGACCGAGATGCGCTGATCCGCAAGTTCATCGCGATGCAGTACAACCGCAACGACGTCGACTTCTCGCGCGGCAACTTCCGCGTTCGCGGCGACACGATCGAGATCATCCCGGTGTACGAGGAGTATGCGATTCGCATCGAGCTGTTCGGCGACGAGATCGAGGCGCTGTACATGCTGCATCCGCTGACGGGCGATGTCGTGCAGCGGCTCGACTCCGTGCCGATCTTCCCGGCGTCGCACTACGTCGCCGGCACCGAGACGGTGCAGCGCGCGATCGGCACCATCGAGGACGAGCTGGGGGAGCGGCTGCGCGAACTCGAGTCGCAGAACAAGCTGCTCGAGGCGCAGCGGCTGCGCATGCGCACGACGTTCGACCTCGAGATGCTGCAGCAGCTGGGGTTCTGCTCCGGCATCGAGAACTACTCGCGCCACCTCGACGGACGTTCGCCCGGCGAGCCTCCTCACACGCTGCTGGACTTCTTCCCCGACGACTTCCTGATGGTCATCGACGAGTCGCACGTCACGGTGCCGCAGATCGGCGCGATGTACGAAGGCGACGCGTCGCGCAAGCGCACGCTGGTCGACCACGGCTTCCGCCTGCCGAGCGCGCTCGACAACCGCCCGCTGCGGTGGGACGAGTTCAAGGACCGCGTCGGGCAGACGGTGTACCTGTCGGCGACGCCGGGGCGGTACGAGATGAGCGTCGCCGACGGCGTTGTCGAGCAGATCATCCGTCCGACGGGGCTCGTCGACCCCGAGATCGTGGTGAAGCCCTCGAAGGGCCAGATCGACGACCTGCTCGAAGAGATCCGCGTGCGCGTCGAGCGCGACGAGCGGGTGCTCGTGACGACGCTGACGAAGAAGATGGCCGAGGAGCTCACCGACTTCCTCGGCGAGCACGGCGTGCGCGTGCGGTATCTGCACTCGGACGTCGACACGCTGCGACGCGTCGAGCTGCTCACCGAGCTGCGCGCGGGCGTCTACGACGTCCTCGTCGGCATCAACCTGCTGCGCGAGGGGCTGGATCTTCCCGAGGTCTCGCTCGTGTCCATTCTCGACGCCGACAAGGAGGGCTTCCTGCGGTCGGGCACGTCGCTCATCCAGACGATCGGACGCGCGGCGCGCAACGTGTCGGGTCAGGTGCACATGTACGCCGACACGATCACCGACTCGATGCGAAACGCCATCGACGAGACCGAGCGGCGCCGCGAGAAGCAGATCGCGTACAACACCGAGAACGGCATCGACCCGCAGCCTTTGCGCAAGCGCATCGCCGACATCACCGAGGTGCTGGCGCGAGAGGCCTCCGATACCGACGCGATGATGTCGAAGAAGAGCGCCGCGAAGACCAAGAGCGGCAAGGGCAAATCGCCGACGCCCCAGCTCAAGCGCGAGGGCATCGCGGCCGAGGGTGCGACCCAGCTGGAGTCCACGATCGCCGATCTGTCGCAGCAGATGCTCGCCGCGGCCGAGGAGCTCAAGTTCGAGCTCGCCGCTCGCCTGCGCGACGAGGTGCAGGATCTCAAGCGCGAGCTGCGTGCGATGGAGAAGGCCGGGCACGCCTGA
- a CDS encoding HNH endonuclease signature motif containing protein, producing the protein MDIDDGRRRVPPGDEGAEGEPSRIEGAGAGPGWPCEGGSLDDDGHPEWSEDADYPDWSPEPPDAVGRVVEAATVMASFAVDRLMGIDRVRQEAFSLAAQRGGRFSSEIVLRSVRLELAAALRITEYAAGQLIAHAEALVHRYRPVLTALGRAEITERHAEVFVDALDAVEPEHRATIAPRALEIAKVEPVGVFRRALRALIDDVRATTLAERHDAALQRRRVVVEPADDGMAWLMALIPAVEAHAAHDRLTRMAKAIRRIDGESRSLDQIRADALGDLLVAGDTGALPEGARGIRASVVITVPALTLLGAGEGGDAGFGDGAGHGQGPGPRPGAGWGAGPGFGGGARSGDGRGRSGMPVVEGVGPIPVERARELCGGDGAWMRVLTHPETGAVLSVGRDRYDPPSTLRKLTRWRADRCMAPGCGMPAARCEVDHTLAWEHGGQTSLENLAPICKGHHTVKHHGGWHVEQVGGGGALQWTSPSGRRYRVEPERRVPVFRSADASDAPF; encoded by the coding sequence ATGGACATCGATGACGGCCGGCGGCGCGTGCCTCCCGGCGACGAGGGAGCAGAGGGCGAGCCGTCGCGCATCGAGGGCGCCGGCGCCGGCCCCGGCTGGCCGTGTGAGGGCGGTTCATTGGACGACGACGGCCACCCCGAGTGGTCCGAGGATGCCGACTACCCGGACTGGTCGCCCGAGCCTCCCGACGCGGTCGGCAGGGTCGTCGAAGCCGCCACGGTGATGGCGAGCTTCGCCGTCGACCGGCTGATGGGGATCGACCGCGTGCGCCAGGAGGCCTTCTCGCTCGCTGCGCAGCGCGGCGGGCGCTTCAGTTCCGAGATCGTCCTCCGCTCGGTGCGATTGGAGCTCGCGGCGGCGCTGCGGATCACCGAGTACGCGGCCGGCCAGCTCATCGCGCACGCCGAGGCGCTCGTCCACCGATATCGGCCGGTGCTGACCGCCCTCGGGCGCGCCGAGATCACCGAGCGCCATGCCGAGGTCTTCGTCGACGCGCTCGATGCCGTCGAGCCCGAGCATCGCGCCACGATCGCTCCGCGAGCGCTCGAGATCGCGAAGGTCGAGCCCGTGGGCGTGTTCCGGCGGGCGCTGCGAGCGCTCATCGACGACGTGAGAGCCACGACGCTGGCCGAGCGCCACGATGCCGCGCTTCAGCGCCGACGAGTGGTGGTCGAACCCGCCGACGACGGCATGGCGTGGCTGATGGCGCTGATACCGGCCGTCGAGGCGCACGCCGCCCACGACCGGCTCACGCGCATGGCCAAGGCCATCAGGCGCATCGACGGCGAGAGCCGCTCTCTCGATCAGATTCGGGCCGATGCCCTGGGCGACCTGCTCGTCGCCGGAGACACCGGTGCGCTCCCCGAAGGTGCTCGCGGCATCCGCGCCAGTGTCGTCATCACGGTGCCGGCACTCACCCTTCTCGGAGCGGGAGAGGGAGGGGACGCCGGCTTCGGCGACGGAGCGGGACATGGACAGGGACCGGGACCGAGACCGGGTGCGGGATGGGGCGCGGGACCCGGTTTCGGAGGGGGAGCGCGCTCCGGGGACGGGCGCGGACGATCCGGCATGCCCGTCGTCGAAGGAGTCGGCCCGATTCCGGTCGAGCGCGCACGGGAGCTGTGCGGCGGCGATGGTGCGTGGATGCGCGTGCTGACGCACCCCGAGACCGGGGCGGTGCTCTCGGTCGGCCGTGACCGCTACGACCCACCGTCGACGCTTCGGAAGCTCACGAGATGGCGGGCCGACCGCTGCATGGCGCCCGGCTGCGGCATGCCGGCGGCACGGTGCGAGGTCGACCACACGCTGGCCTGGGAGCACGGGGGTCAGACGTCGCTCGAGAACCTCGCGCCGATCTGCAAGGGTCACCACACGGTCAAGCACCACGGCGGGTGGCATGTCGAGCAGGTCGGCGGAGGGGGAGCCCTCCAGTGGACGTCGCCGTCGGGGCGGCGGTATCGGGTCGAACCCGAGCGACGGGTTCCCGTCTTCCGATCCGCCGACGCGTCGGACGCGCCGTTCTGA